A genomic segment from Nocardiopsis sp. Huas11 encodes:
- a CDS encoding type IV secretion system protein, translated as MTHQHVHRRGWRRLLMTFLLLVGFLVLPLSSAQANPLCPGQPAPLPESAGSGSDGLLVPPQSQSAIEGSPDGLPPDASMYGQYGTAGTQWHMITESCVDGISNGAQATLANTAWDLSQTINQSTITVYQAATSDGLLSSFNELVENVVVTLREGIWRPLIPTVVILGALWLGWFGLIRKRMTLTIESTVWMVGATALGMWILINPAQVMGLSSGLVNSGSQLVTSTVGQVPYGGGSGSCPAGAEPPERAAWESEADFQVRRNADMLWSSLVCQPWVAGQFGNGDIAESAAYVHSTDLISAQAISRMEQQQISDGEIDATELFEDKQAAYEAISSDVEEYYPSVYPLFSGDDQGSRLGVATLALFASIFAGGLILAGSVALIVLKIAFLLLFLLSPIFLLIGIHPGYGRMVLLRWVELMIGFLLKQIFIVLLISLLVMCYGMVMSTSLGWGLQMILLALFTLALFIYRKPFAYLFASVNANTFTSRIVSDTAQSRALSRSAAVLPPVANLKAQAWGLRRAPMIAGAAAGVPAGTAGPGATEGVVGEEPQSEGGPVRGDGTRVRGAAGYGRVRDKGSPPPLRMNREASTASGSRATTASASRSSDQAPTLSGGGGGAIPPRPSGGYTGTGDSGWASVFGTGSGDRGGTHRREDSRGGPVGGGERPSAPSRAASSERPEPSNGRGIFSGREETPAKGSFGGRGSRWGAPRERRERPVPQRPARPAPSPPSGRGDGDGGWLTGSGKRKDNAPITPFWGESSSSSTRDRKRDVPFWLNDD; from the coding sequence ATGACGCATCAGCACGTCCACCGGCGGGGTTGGCGACGCCTTCTGATGACGTTCCTCCTGCTAGTCGGTTTTCTCGTGCTGCCGCTCTCCAGCGCTCAGGCGAACCCGCTGTGCCCGGGGCAACCCGCGCCCCTGCCGGAATCGGCGGGGAGCGGTTCCGACGGCCTGCTGGTTCCGCCACAGTCCCAGTCGGCCATCGAGGGATCGCCGGACGGGCTTCCCCCCGACGCCAGCATGTACGGCCAGTACGGAACGGCCGGGACGCAATGGCACATGATCACCGAGTCGTGTGTGGACGGAATCTCCAACGGCGCCCAGGCGACTCTGGCGAACACGGCATGGGATCTGTCCCAGACGATCAACCAGTCGACGATCACCGTCTACCAGGCGGCCACGTCCGACGGTCTCCTCTCCAGCTTCAACGAATTGGTCGAGAACGTCGTCGTCACACTTCGTGAGGGAATCTGGCGACCGCTCATCCCGACGGTGGTCATTCTGGGGGCGCTGTGGCTGGGATGGTTCGGCCTCATCCGCAAGCGCATGACCCTGACCATCGAGTCGACCGTGTGGATGGTCGGGGCCACGGCGCTGGGAATGTGGATCCTGATCAACCCGGCTCAGGTGATGGGTCTGTCGAGCGGCCTGGTGAACTCCGGAAGCCAGCTGGTGACCAGCACGGTGGGCCAGGTGCCCTACGGGGGAGGCTCGGGATCGTGCCCGGCCGGAGCCGAACCGCCGGAACGGGCGGCGTGGGAGTCCGAGGCGGACTTCCAGGTGCGACGCAACGCCGACATGCTGTGGTCGAGCCTGGTGTGCCAACCCTGGGTCGCAGGGCAGTTCGGGAACGGGGACATCGCGGAATCAGCTGCGTACGTTCATTCCACTGATCTCATTTCGGCTCAGGCGATAAGTCGCATGGAGCAACAGCAAATTTCTGATGGGGAAATCGACGCAACCGAACTCTTCGAGGATAAGCAGGCTGCCTACGAAGCAATTTCATCCGATGTGGAAGAATATTACCCCAGTGTGTATCCACTTTTCTCGGGTGACGATCAAGGTAGTCGGCTGGGTGTGGCGACGCTGGCCCTCTTCGCCTCGATCTTCGCGGGGGGTCTAATTCTGGCGGGGTCGGTTGCACTCATCGTTCTGAAGATCGCTTTCTTGCTGCTCTTCTTGCTGTCGCCGATATTCCTGCTCATTGGGATTCACCCTGGATACGGGCGAATGGTCTTGTTGCGGTGGGTGGAGCTGATGATCGGTTTCCTGTTGAAACAGATTTTCATCGTGCTGCTGATCTCCCTGTTGGTCATGTGCTACGGGATGGTCATGTCGACCAGCCTTGGATGGGGATTGCAGATGATTCTGCTCGCCCTGTTCACGCTGGCGCTCTTCATTTACCGAAAGCCGTTCGCCTACCTCTTCGCCTCCGTCAACGCCAACACGTTCACCTCACGCATCGTCAGCGACACGGCGCAGAGTCGAGCCCTCAGCAGGAGCGCGGCCGTCCTGCCCCCTGTCGCCAACCTGAAGGCTCAGGCCTGGGGCCTGCGCCGTGCGCCGATGATCGCCGGTGCGGCCGCTGGGGTTCCGGCCGGGACGGCGGGCCCTGGCGCGACGGAAGGGGTTGTGGGAGAAGAGCCCCAGTCCGAAGGCGGTCCGGTGCGGGGCGATGGCACCCGGGTGCGAGGAGCCGCCGGTTACGGCCGGGTGCGTGACAAGGGCTCCCCGCCACCACTCCGGATGAACCGCGAAGCGTCGACGGCCAGCGGGTCGCGGGCGACGACCGCGAGTGCGAGTCGGAGCAGTGACCAGGCACCGACACTGAGCGGTGGCGGAGGCGGCGCCATTCCGCCTCGGCCGAGCGGTGGCTACACCGGCACCGGCGACAGTGGATGGGCTTCGGTCTTCGGCACTGGCTCCGGAGATCGTGGAGGAACGCACCGGCGTGAGGACAGCAGGGGAGGTCCGGTCGGTGGCGGCGAGCGCCCGTCGGCTCCTAGCCGCGCCGCCAGTTCGGAACGGCCTGAGCCGAGCAACGGGCGAGGGATCTTCAGCGGTCGTGAGGAGACCCCCGCCAAGGGGAGTTTCGGTGGCCGCGGGTCTCGCTGGGGAGCCCCCCGTGAGCGACGTGAGCGGCCCGTGCCCCAGCGGCCGGCGCGGCCCGCGCCGAGCCCGCCCAGCGGTCGGGGGGACGGTGACGGGGGCTGGCTGACCGGATCCGGCAAGCGCAAGGACAATGCTCCTATCACTCCCTTCTGGGGGGAGAGCAGTTCCTCCAGCACGAGGGACCGCAAACGCGATGTGCCCTTCTGGTTGAACGACGACTGA
- a CDS encoding APC family permease, whose translation MTADIPSVRQEPQLRRALGTLDSYALGFGAMIGFGWVVLTGGWLEAAGTLGTVIALVSGGLIMVVVGLVYAELTSAMPKAGGEHHYMMRGLGARWAFVGSWGVTGGYIAIVAFEAVALPRTIGYVFPQIDQGHLWSVFGSDVYLVWALIGSVSALVITAINYAGIKAAGLAQTFVVLFLVIVGVLLIFGSGMNGSVAHMEPFFTGTAGLFTVLIVVPFLFVGFDVIPQTAEELRMSPRKVGRLIVVSVVIATLWYVVVALTTASSMPLDELLGSELATADAMGALFDSRFMAHLLIAGGIAGIITSWIAMMIGASRLMYAMGRSGMLPRWFGRVHPRFRTPSNAIVFIGAISIVAPFLGEGALGWLVDSGSPSIVLTYLMVCVVFLVLRRKEPGMERPFSTGAGRLGFGVGVLGLVLTVGLLALYIPGMPASIHPVSYLIFGAWWLLGLVFVLRIPRGVHGGVDAEERLLDALRRRRSG comes from the coding sequence GTGACCGCAGACATCCCCTCGGTGCGACAGGAGCCGCAACTGCGGCGTGCCCTGGGCACACTCGACTCCTACGCCCTCGGTTTCGGCGCCATGATCGGATTCGGGTGGGTGGTCCTGACCGGAGGCTGGCTCGAAGCCGCCGGAACCCTCGGAACGGTCATCGCCCTGGTCTCGGGCGGGCTCATCATGGTGGTCGTCGGGCTCGTCTACGCGGAGCTGACCTCCGCGATGCCCAAGGCCGGCGGTGAGCACCACTACATGATGCGCGGCCTCGGAGCCCGATGGGCCTTCGTCGGATCGTGGGGGGTCACCGGCGGATACATCGCGATCGTGGCCTTCGAGGCCGTCGCGCTGCCCCGCACCATCGGCTACGTCTTCCCCCAGATCGACCAGGGGCACCTGTGGTCGGTGTTCGGTTCCGACGTCTACCTGGTGTGGGCGCTCATCGGTTCGGTGTCCGCGCTGGTCATCACCGCGATCAACTACGCGGGCATCAAGGCGGCCGGCCTGGCGCAGACCTTCGTCGTCCTGTTCCTGGTGATCGTCGGCGTCCTGCTGATCTTCGGTTCGGGCATGAACGGCTCGGTCGCCCACATGGAGCCGTTCTTCACCGGCACGGCGGGGCTCTTCACCGTGCTCATCGTCGTGCCGTTCCTCTTCGTCGGCTTCGACGTGATCCCGCAGACCGCGGAGGAGCTGCGGATGAGCCCTCGCAAGGTCGGCAGGCTCATCGTCGTCTCCGTGGTGATCGCGACCCTGTGGTACGTCGTGGTCGCGCTCACGACCGCGTCCTCGATGCCCCTGGACGAGCTGCTCGGCTCGGAACTGGCCACCGCCGACGCCATGGGCGCGCTCTTCGACAGCCGGTTCATGGCCCACCTGCTGATCGCGGGCGGCATCGCCGGCATCATCACCTCGTGGATCGCCATGATGATCGGCGCCTCGCGCCTGATGTACGCCATGGGCAGGTCAGGGATGCTGCCCCGCTGGTTCGGCAGGGTGCACCCGCGGTTCCGCACACCGTCCAACGCCATCGTCTTCATCGGGGCGATCTCCATCGTGGCGCCCTTCCTCGGTGAAGGCGCGCTGGGCTGGCTCGTGGACTCCGGCTCGCCCAGCATCGTGCTCACCTACCTGATGGTCTGCGTGGTGTTCCTCGTGCTGCGCCGCAAGGAGCCCGGGATGGAGCGCCCCTTCAGCACCGGCGCCGGCCGGCTGGGCTTCGGCGTCGGGGTGCTCGGACTCGTCCTCACCGTGGGGCTGCTGGCGCTCTACATCCCGGGGATGCCCGCGTCGATCCACCCGGTCTCCTACCTGATCTTCGGCGCGTGGTGGCTGCTCGGCCTCGTGTTCGTGCTGCGCATCCCGCGCGGGGTCCACGGGGGAGTGGACGCGGAGGAACGGCTTCTGGACGCGCTTCGGCGACGCCGGTCCGGCTGA
- the hisD gene encoding histidinol dehydrogenase, translating into MRFSPKVLAKYEGDFTFLKAPSELPAAQYDPAVAQTVTRMLNDIESRGLAAVEEYARKLDDYSGEFVLDEKVLQTSGDRLPRELREAIETGSRRTRAFAAETRRHLQDFEYETAPGVVCGVRYVPIRQVGAYLPAGRFPLTASAFMTVGVAKEAGVPLVTAATPPGPDGRANDAVLYAAYLSGVDRVFVLGGVQALATLAFGLLDELPADMIVGAGNAYVAEAKRQLFGRVAIDLPAGPSEVAVIADETVEAEIVAADLLGQAEHGPQSPAALITTSAEFARQVSDAVDRQLATLSTRDIAGPAWRDFGSITVAESREVAVALMDDLAPEHLEVITSDDDWYHDRLSNYGSVFLGPWSTVAYSDKGMAGTNHTLPTAGGAKHSAGLSVSRFVKPLTYQRVAREATPSTAEAVVTISDAEGMEAHSRTASYRLDRYRG; encoded by the coding sequence ATGCGTTTCTCCCCGAAGGTCCTCGCCAAGTACGAGGGCGACTTCACCTTCCTGAAGGCTCCGAGCGAGCTGCCCGCCGCCCAGTACGACCCGGCGGTCGCGCAGACGGTCACCAGGATGCTGAACGACATCGAGAGCCGCGGGCTCGCGGCCGTCGAGGAGTACGCGCGCAAGCTCGACGACTACTCCGGCGAGTTCGTCCTGGACGAGAAGGTCCTCCAGACCAGTGGCGACCGCCTGCCCCGGGAGCTGCGCGAGGCGATCGAGACGGGCTCGCGGCGGACCCGGGCCTTCGCGGCCGAGACGCGTCGCCACCTCCAGGACTTCGAGTACGAGACGGCGCCCGGCGTGGTCTGCGGCGTGCGCTACGTGCCGATCCGCCAGGTCGGCGCCTACCTGCCCGCGGGCCGGTTCCCGCTGACGGCGAGCGCCTTCATGACGGTCGGCGTGGCCAAGGAGGCCGGCGTCCCCCTCGTCACGGCCGCCACGCCCCCGGGACCCGACGGGCGCGCCAACGACGCCGTCCTGTACGCCGCTTACCTGTCCGGCGTGGACCGGGTCTTCGTCCTCGGCGGGGTCCAGGCACTGGCGACCCTGGCCTTCGGCCTGCTCGACGAGCTTCCGGCGGACATGATCGTCGGCGCCGGGAACGCCTACGTCGCGGAGGCCAAGCGCCAGCTCTTCGGACGCGTGGCCATCGACCTGCCGGCCGGACCCTCCGAGGTCGCCGTCATCGCCGACGAGACGGTGGAGGCCGAGATCGTCGCCGCCGACCTGCTGGGCCAGGCCGAGCACGGCCCCCAGTCGCCCGCCGCGCTGATCACCACGTCCGCCGAGTTCGCGCGGCAGGTCTCCGACGCCGTCGACCGCCAGCTCGCCACCCTCTCGACCCGCGACATCGCCGGGCCCGCGTGGCGGGACTTCGGCTCGATCACCGTCGCCGAGAGCCGTGAGGTGGCGGTCGCCCTCATGGACGACCTCGCCCCCGAGCACCTCGAGGTGATCACCTCCGACGACGACTGGTACCACGACCGGCTCTCGAACTACGGCTCGGTGTTCCTCGGCCCGTGGAGCACGGTCGCCTACTCCGACAAGGGCATGGCCGGGACGAACCACACCCTGCCCACCGCCGGAGGCGCCAAGCACAGCGCCGGCCTGTCGGTCTCGCGCTTCGTCAAGCCGCTCACCTACCAGCGGGTCGCCCGCGAGGCCACTCCGTCCACGGCCGAGGCGGTGGTGACCATCTCCGACGCCGAGGGGATGGAGGCGCACAGCCGCACGGCCTCCTACCGCCTGGACCGGTACCGGGGCTGA
- a CDS encoding LysR family transcriptional regulator produces MSMTLAQLRAFLKTVESGTFTRAAENLGVSQASVSELIVRLEGHLETRLFVRGSRRLVPTAAADELQVYAVRALQAVEDAEHAMRALRSLEAGVATFGVPRNANYYGLSNLVEEFHAKHPKVRIRMVGLNSHDVAQSVSDGRLEAGLVVLPVTAEGLEYEPLVRDEVLFAAADDGRVRGPATVEDLASAGLVLYDTHSGWLDPTRRQLLDRAQREGVALEPLIEVEQVESALTLVAGGTGATIVSASLRRARRIPKGVRTHPFEPRFTETLALVTREDSVVSRATEEIMSLVRRSISGPAHRPS; encoded by the coding sequence ATGTCGATGACGCTGGCCCAGCTGCGCGCCTTCCTCAAGACCGTCGAGTCCGGCACGTTCACGCGGGCCGCCGAGAACCTCGGGGTCTCCCAGGCCTCGGTGTCCGAACTCATCGTCAGACTCGAGGGGCACCTGGAGACGCGGCTCTTCGTCCGGGGCAGCAGGCGCCTCGTGCCGACGGCCGCCGCGGACGAACTCCAGGTGTACGCGGTGCGCGCGCTGCAGGCCGTCGAGGACGCGGAGCACGCCATGCGCGCCCTGCGCTCCCTGGAGGCCGGGGTGGCCACTTTCGGCGTCCCGCGCAACGCCAACTACTACGGCCTGTCCAACCTGGTCGAGGAGTTCCACGCCAAGCACCCGAAGGTGCGCATCCGCATGGTCGGCCTCAACTCCCACGACGTCGCGCAGTCCGTGAGCGACGGTCGGCTCGAAGCCGGCCTGGTCGTCCTGCCCGTGACGGCCGAGGGACTGGAGTACGAACCGCTGGTCCGGGACGAGGTCCTCTTCGCCGCCGCGGACGACGGACGCGTCCGCGGCCCCGCGACCGTGGAGGACCTGGCGTCGGCGGGCCTCGTCCTCTACGACACCCACAGCGGCTGGCTCGACCCCACGAGGCGGCAGTTGCTGGACCGCGCCCAGCGGGAGGGCGTGGCCCTGGAGCCGCTCATAGAGGTCGAGCAGGTCGAGTCCGCCCTCACCCTGGTCGCCGGCGGTACCGGTGCCACGATCGTGAGCGCCTCCCTGCGGCGCGCGAGGCGGATCCCCAAGGGAGTGCGGACCCACCCGTTCGAGCCGCGCTTCACCGAGACACTCGCTCTGGTCACCCGCGAGGACTCGGTGGTCTCGCGGGCGACGGAGGAGATCATGTCCCTGGTCCGTCGGTCCATCTCCGGTCCGGCCCATCGCCCCTCGTAA